A window from Candidatus Latescibacterota bacterium encodes these proteins:
- a CDS encoding NapC/NirT family cytochrome c — protein MIRRAALLTFVCLTAAGPAAAAAGDAALGTQPYDRFESPSICADCHVDFARQWEQAMMSQAYTHHWDEIEYFELAVPHAEKDAKVAGVRAGCNGCHAPLAFLAGDVPPPRPEAGSRANESVSCDLCHTITGFEGDTPYNFNWTVSPGDTKVGPGRGGESPYHGIAKSAFLGTSEFCGTCHNEKSPYDQWVKSTHLEWREGPYAAEGVRCQDCHMPMAMGTAAVDGDARLVAQHLFHGAHDAGKLAGAVELRMHPDRRAQRRGGVVRLSVQLFNAKAGHQIPTGSVEDRIVWLHVEATDAAGKVYTLPVDPKGFDGEETTIAADVLAYQDMGIAKGIADFAGIQRDGVPVGDRIFRKAYFDPQGRMTMQQWNTASFGPDYRLGPRETKIETFTWRLPEDIAAGPVTVRAVLNYQKLVTPVGEFLKVPSEEMATIVINRAKTGFEVQG, from the coding sequence ATGATCCGCCGCGCCGCGCTGTTGACCTTCGTCTGTCTCACGGCCGCAGGGCCTGCCGCCGCCGCCGCCGGGGACGCCGCCTTGGGCACCCAGCCCTATGACCGCTTCGAGTCGCCCTCGATCTGCGCCGACTGCCACGTGGACTTCGCGCGGCAGTGGGAGCAGGCGATGATGTCCCAGGCCTACACGCACCACTGGGACGAGATCGAGTACTTCGAGCTGGCCGTGCCCCACGCCGAGAAGGACGCGAAGGTGGCCGGCGTGCGCGCGGGCTGCAACGGCTGCCACGCGCCACTGGCCTTCCTCGCGGGCGACGTACCGCCGCCCCGCCCCGAGGCGGGGAGCCGGGCCAACGAGTCGGTGTCCTGCGACCTCTGCCACACGATCACGGGCTTCGAGGGCGACACGCCCTACAACTTCAACTGGACCGTCAGCCCGGGCGACACCAAGGTCGGGCCCGGCCGCGGTGGCGAGTCGCCCTACCACGGCATCGCGAAGAGTGCGTTCCTGGGCACGTCCGAGTTCTGCGGCACCTGCCACAACGAGAAGAGCCCCTACGACCAGTGGGTGAAGTCCACGCATCTCGAGTGGCGGGAGGGGCCCTACGCCGCCGAGGGCGTGCGCTGCCAGGACTGCCACATGCCGATGGCGATGGGCACGGCCGCGGTGGATGGCGACGCGCGGCTCGTCGCCCAGCATCTCTTCCACGGCGCGCACGATGCGGGCAAGCTGGCCGGTGCGGTCGAGCTGCGCATGCATCCGGATCGGCGCGCGCAGCGTCGCGGCGGCGTCGTGCGTCTCAGCGTGCAGCTCTTCAACGCCAAGGCCGGGCACCAGATCCCCACCGGCTCAGTGGAGGACCGCATCGTCTGGCTGCACGTGGAGGCCACGGACGCCGCCGGCAAGGTCTACACCCTGCCCGTCGATCCCAAGGGCTTCGACGGCGAGGAGACCACCATCGCAGCCGACGTGCTCGCCTACCAGGACATGGGCATCGCCAAGGGCATCGCCGATTTCGCCGGCATCCAGCGCGACGGAGTGCCCGTGGGCGACCGCATCTTCCGCAAGGCCTACTTCGACCCCCAGGGCCGCATGACCATGCAGCAGTGGAACACGGCGTCCTTCGGCCCCGACTACCGCCTGGGCCCGCGCGAGACGAAGATCGAGACCTTCACGTGGCGGCTACCCGAGGACATCGCCGCAGGTCCGGTCACCGTGCGCGCGGTGCTCAACTACCAGAAGCTGGTCACGCCGGTCGGCGAGTTCCTGAAGGTGCCGTCCGAGGAGATGGCCACCATCGTCATCAACCGCGCCAAGACCGGCTTCGAGGTGCAGGGCTGA
- a CDS encoding 2-dehydro-3-deoxyphosphogluconate aldolase: MTTDSRIDATRSALLADGVIVAIRCDDAATAERAARAALAGGLRVLEITLTTPGALELIARLAGEGVALVGAGTVLGPADVTAVAAAGARYALSPVFGADVADAARAAGLLYVPGAATPLEMLTAHRAGCALVKFFPSGALGGPAFLRAVRGPLPEIGLIPTSGPDSTNIGDFVAAGARAVGVGPELFGPGWTPESVTAAARRTREAMDAARAAR, from the coding sequence GTGACCACCGACTCGCGCATCGACGCCACACGGAGCGCCCTGCTGGCCGACGGCGTGATCGTCGCGATCCGCTGCGACGACGCCGCCACCGCCGAGCGGGCCGCTCGCGCCGCGCTCGCCGGCGGACTCCGCGTGCTGGAGATCACCCTGACGACGCCGGGCGCGCTGGAGCTGATCGCCCGTCTCGCCGGCGAAGGCGTCGCGCTGGTGGGGGCGGGCACGGTGCTTGGCCCCGCCGACGTGACCGCCGTGGCCGCGGCCGGGGCGCGCTATGCCCTGTCACCGGTCTTCGGGGCGGACGTGGCGGACGCGGCGCGTGCGGCCGGTCTGCTCTACGTGCCCGGCGCCGCCACGCCCCTCGAGATGCTCACAGCCCACCGCGCCGGCTGCGCGCTGGTGAAGTTCTTTCCCTCGGGCGCGCTGGGCGGCCCCGCCTTCCTGCGCGCCGTGCGCGGTCCGCTGCCGGAGATCGGACTCATTCCCACCAGCGGCCCCGACTCGACGAACATCGGCGACTTCGTGGCGGCGGGCGCGCGCGCCGTGGGCGTGGGACCCGAGCTCTTCGGGCCGGGCTGGACGCCGGAGAGCGTGACCGCCGCCGCGCGCCGCACGCGGGAGGCCATGGATGCCGCCCGCGCCGCGCGTTGA
- a CDS encoding tetratricopeptide repeat protein, whose product MRRAALALLLALTLPLGALAAEPPKLDGFADVPRRARLALFKAQQEKALGQAEDAVKVLRSFLRDNPGEDHYLLRFQLGALLLELERPDEARDAFREAAHLEPRHADSWLNMGELAYQAGDFAEAAEGIYQGYLLTPSQPQHLLYAAAAAYVLAEQPAKALPLLEDLVYRRTELAKLDWYRALIAACLDTDARDEGERAVAHLLKQHGDDPEAWVLACQFHAAVSDYQRSAVDLTVAGYLRPLTEEEQVQLGNLYSAAGVPDLAGSCYAAALGDEPSAEDFERLASTYLAAHEREAALDTLERALAAEPSVRLWSLLGDLLYMEEEYGRARDAYAHCADMDAGQGRAVLMQGYCALEQDDEAGAVALLERAKGFEDQAQAAEQLLARLRSDTP is encoded by the coding sequence ATGCGGCGCGCGGCGCTCGCGCTGCTGCTCGCCCTGACGCTCCCGCTGGGCGCCCTCGCCGCGGAGCCGCCCAAGCTCGACGGCTTCGCGGACGTCCCCCGCCGCGCGCGGCTCGCCCTCTTCAAGGCCCAGCAGGAGAAGGCCCTCGGCCAGGCCGAGGACGCCGTCAAGGTGCTGCGCTCCTTCCTGCGCGACAATCCGGGAGAGGACCACTACCTCCTGCGCTTCCAGCTGGGCGCCCTGCTGCTCGAACTGGAGCGCCCCGACGAGGCCCGCGACGCCTTCCGCGAGGCGGCCCACCTCGAGCCGCGCCACGCCGACAGCTGGCTGAACATGGGCGAGCTGGCCTACCAGGCCGGCGACTTCGCCGAGGCGGCCGAGGGCATCTACCAGGGCTACCTGCTCACGCCCTCGCAGCCGCAGCACCTGCTCTACGCCGCGGCGGCGGCCTACGTGCTGGCCGAGCAGCCGGCCAAGGCGCTGCCGCTGCTGGAGGATCTCGTCTACCGGCGGACGGAGCTCGCCAAGCTGGACTGGTACCGCGCCCTGATCGCGGCCTGCCTGGACACGGACGCCCGCGACGAGGGCGAGCGCGCCGTCGCGCATCTGCTCAAGCAGCACGGCGACGACCCCGAGGCCTGGGTGCTGGCCTGCCAGTTCCACGCGGCCGTCAGCGACTACCAGCGCTCGGCCGTGGACCTCACCGTCGCCGGCTACCTGCGACCCCTCACGGAGGAGGAGCAGGTGCAGCTTGGCAATCTCTACAGCGCGGCGGGGGTGCCCGACCTCGCCGGCAGCTGCTACGCCGCCGCCCTGGGCGACGAACCCAGCGCGGAGGACTTCGAGCGTCTCGCGAGCACCTACCTCGCCGCGCACGAGCGCGAGGCGGCGCTGGACACGCTGGAGCGCGCGCTGGCGGCCGAGCCCTCGGTGCGGCTCTGGTCGCTGCTGGGCGACCTGCTCTACATGGAGGAGGAGTACGGCCGCGCCCGCGACGCCTACGCCCACTGCGCCGACATGGACGCCGGCCAGGGCCGCGCGGTGCTGATGCAGGGCTACTGCGCCCTGGAGCAGGATGACGAGGCCGGCGCCGTGGCCCTGCTGGAGCGCGCCAAGGGCTTCGAGGACCAGGCCCAGGCCGCCGAGCAGCTGCTGGCGCGGCTGCGCAGCGACACGCCCTAG
- a CDS encoding energy transducer TonB, giving the protein MRRGGWLLFVGGALLVNLGLLGLAPLLSHERERPENDELVSGVSLVTLKPPKPQEPEKVKEKPKPEPEPEVDFKPELMQPQFSGFGGLDAGIAVNLGGLGNTDLGGEFVFESYELDSPPEPVAKVPPIYPYKAREQGIEGVVQVKLLVRADGTVGQVLILAARPEGVFEDAVAKAVPQWRFDPGKVEGQPVTAWVTTAVRFEL; this is encoded by the coding sequence ATGCGACGCGGCGGATGGCTGCTCTTCGTCGGCGGGGCGCTGCTCGTGAATCTCGGGCTGCTGGGCCTGGCGCCGCTGCTCTCGCACGAGCGGGAGCGGCCCGAGAACGACGAGCTCGTCAGCGGCGTGAGCCTGGTCACCCTGAAGCCGCCCAAGCCTCAGGAGCCCGAGAAGGTGAAGGAGAAGCCCAAGCCCGAGCCGGAGCCCGAGGTGGACTTCAAGCCCGAGCTGATGCAGCCCCAGTTCTCCGGCTTCGGCGGGCTCGACGCGGGCATCGCCGTGAACCTCGGCGGACTGGGCAACACGGACCTGGGCGGCGAGTTCGTCTTCGAGTCCTACGAGCTCGATTCGCCGCCGGAGCCGGTGGCCAAGGTGCCGCCGATCTATCCCTACAAGGCCCGTGAGCAGGGCATCGAGGGCGTCGTGCAGGTGAAGCTGCTCGTCCGCGCGGACGGCACCGTGGGCCAGGTGCTCATCCTCGCGGCGCGACCCGAGGGCGTCTTCGAGGACGCCGTGGCCAAGGCGGTACCCCAGTGGCGATTCGATCCCGGCAAGGTGGAGGGACAGCCGGTCACCGCATGGGTGACCACGGCCGTCCGTTTCGAGCTGTGA
- a CDS encoding biopolymer transporter ExbD: MIDVRRSLRAADKGVDINMGPLIDMVFLLLIFFVVTTSFVKEAGIDVQRSSAATAEVKERGNIMIGVTPDGDVYMEGKRVDVRSVRSLVERALAEDPESGVIVVADKHSETGDVVKVMDQCRLAGASSVSLAAKQEADS, translated from the coding sequence ATGATCGACGTCCGCCGCAGCCTTCGCGCCGCCGACAAGGGCGTGGACATCAACATGGGCCCCCTCATCGACATGGTCTTCCTGCTGCTCATCTTCTTCGTGGTGACGACGAGCTTCGTGAAGGAGGCGGGCATCGACGTCCAGCGCTCCAGCGCCGCCACCGCCGAGGTCAAGGAGCGCGGCAACATCATGATCGGCGTGACGCCCGACGGGGACGTCTACATGGAGGGCAAGCGCGTGGACGTGCGCTCGGTGCGCAGCCTCGTGGAGCGCGCGCTGGCCGAGGACCCCGAGAGCGGCGTGATCGTGGTGGCCGACAAGCACAGCGAGACCGGCGACGTGGTGAAGGTGATGGACCAGTGCCGCCTCGCCGGCGCCTCGAGCGTGAGCCTGGCGGCCAAGCAGGAGGCCGACTCTTGA
- a CDS encoding MotA/TolQ/ExbB proton channel family protein, translating into MNDALWQALDYLAQGGWIMLPLGAASIAMWTLILERLHRYRVLSRKDIRVDEALQALAGKDLKRRGRREGLRARLLAGFLESRSGDPTADASLLHACRLRLESELNRYLALIAVLAAVAPLLGLLGTVLGMIETFQVISRFGTGNAKAMAGGISVALVTTQTGLLVAIPGLFLSGVLMRRARQLRTRLDEISTVLGRHIRNATPPALAAKGA; encoded by the coding sequence ATGAACGACGCGCTCTGGCAAGCGCTTGATTACCTCGCCCAGGGGGGCTGGATCATGCTGCCCCTGGGCGCCGCGTCGATCGCCATGTGGACGCTCATCCTCGAGCGCCTGCACCGCTACCGGGTGCTGAGCCGCAAGGACATCCGCGTGGACGAGGCGCTGCAGGCGCTCGCCGGCAAGGACCTCAAGCGGCGCGGCCGGCGCGAGGGCCTGCGGGCGCGTCTGCTCGCCGGCTTCCTCGAATCGCGCAGCGGCGACCCCACGGCCGACGCCAGCCTGCTCCACGCCTGCCGCCTGCGCCTGGAGTCTGAGCTGAACCGCTACCTCGCGCTCATCGCGGTGCTCGCCGCCGTGGCGCCGCTGCTGGGCCTGCTGGGCACGGTGCTCGGCATGATCGAGACCTTCCAGGTGATCAGCCGCTTCGGCACGGGCAACGCCAAGGCCATGGCGGGCGGCATCTCGGTCGCGCTGGTGACGACCCAGACCGGCCTGCTCGTGGCGATTCCCGGCCTCTTCCTGAGCGGCGTGCTCATGCGGCGCGCGCGGCAGCTGCGCACGCGCCTCGACGAGATCAGCACCGTGCTCGGCCGCCACATCCGCAACGCCACGCCACCGGCCCTCGCGGCCAAAGGAGCCTGA
- a CDS encoding DUF3450 family protein, giving the protein MTTPNRFAGALALAIVLAAGVAGAQDVREAARKAEADRKAAEARAEAIETQILSDRGALQARVDSLSARERALNTEIARLESRIDQDETRSAKLEERWSDLEINFREISGNVRVVARDLETMLDQSPFTALEPGRMDPLVPVLRTGYFPDIDDITGMAALFLDEMRRSGQVGFSTGSYVGRDGEERTGRILTLGRFTSAYSEADENGFLVYKPESHRFYALATLPGGAVGRSLGRYLEGKSDLAPVDISGGAALRQISGDSGLREQLSAGGPIMWPLALIALAALVLILYKVVFLNRVHGNTGKYMPRVNSFAEEGNWTEAEALVKRHKGEGSPVNHVLEAGIKARGEDRETLESVLQEAILRELPRVERGLSVLAVLGAVAPLLGLLGTVTGMIDTFRVITRFGTGDPKLMSGGISEALVTTEVGLAIAIPIMLAHVFLSRRADHIIGEMEEYAVSLTNTIQKQRGRDERRALASA; this is encoded by the coding sequence GTGACGACACCCAACCGCTTTGCCGGCGCGCTCGCGCTGGCGATCGTTCTCGCCGCCGGCGTCGCCGGCGCGCAGGACGTCCGCGAGGCCGCGCGCAAGGCCGAGGCCGACCGCAAGGCCGCGGAGGCCCGCGCCGAGGCCATCGAGACCCAGATCCTCTCCGACCGCGGGGCGCTGCAGGCCCGCGTCGACTCCCTGTCCGCGCGCGAACGCGCCCTGAACACCGAGATCGCGCGCCTGGAGTCGCGGATCGATCAGGACGAGACCCGCTCCGCCAAGCTGGAGGAGCGCTGGTCGGATCTCGAGATCAACTTCCGCGAGATCTCGGGCAACGTGCGCGTGGTGGCGCGCGACCTGGAGACCATGCTCGACCAGTCGCCCTTCACCGCGCTCGAGCCCGGGCGCATGGATCCCCTCGTGCCCGTGCTCCGCACCGGCTACTTCCCCGACATCGACGACATCACCGGCATGGCCGCGCTCTTCCTCGACGAGATGCGCCGCAGCGGCCAGGTGGGCTTCAGCACCGGCAGCTACGTGGGTCGCGACGGCGAGGAGCGCACCGGGCGCATCCTCACCCTCGGTCGCTTCACCTCCGCGTACAGCGAGGCCGACGAGAACGGCTTCCTCGTCTACAAGCCCGAAAGCCACCGCTTCTACGCCCTGGCCACGCTGCCGGGCGGCGCGGTGGGGCGCAGCCTGGGGCGCTATCTCGAGGGCAAGAGCGACCTGGCGCCCGTCGACATCTCGGGCGGGGCCGCCCTGCGACAGATCAGCGGCGACAGCGGACTGCGGGAGCAGCTGTCCGCCGGCGGGCCGATCATGTGGCCGCTGGCCTTGATCGCGCTGGCCGCGCTGGTGCTCATCCTCTACAAGGTCGTCTTCCTGAACCGCGTGCACGGCAACACGGGCAAGTACATGCCCCGCGTGAACAGCTTCGCCGAGGAGGGCAACTGGACCGAGGCCGAGGCCCTGGTGAAGCGTCACAAGGGCGAGGGCTCGCCGGTGAACCACGTGCTCGAGGCGGGCATCAAGGCGCGCGGCGAGGATCGCGAGACCCTGGAGAGCGTGCTGCAGGAGGCGATCCTCCGCGAACTGCCCCGGGTGGAGCGCGGCCTCTCCGTGCTGGCCGTGCTGGGCGCCGTGGCGCCGCTGCTCGGACTGCTGGGCACGGTGACGGGCATGATCGACACCTTCCGCGTCATCACCCGCTTCGGCACGGGCGACCCCAAGCTCATGAGCGGCGGCATCAGCGAGGCGCTGGTGACGACCGAGGTGGGCCTGGCCATCGCGATTCCCATCATGCTCGCCCACGTCTTCCTGTCGCGGCGGGCCGATCACATCATCGGCGAGATGGAGGAGTACGCCGTCTCGCTGACCAACACCATCCAGAAGCAGCGAGGCCGGGATGAACGACGCGCTCTGGCAAGCGCTTGA
- a CDS encoding DUF3450 domain-containing protein, giving the protein MSRRTLLAAALLALIGYAPPRALAQSDGQELGKTVDETVDIHAGSQRQQDDWATERAELTNRYRNLVSSVDYLEEKRALLAEKAAGLEGHIGELERSIDESARLQESLQDTLAVIMGRLEAAVDADLPFLAAERQQRLDALRKELARPEVSGAEKLRRLLETLQIEAEYGSNVEVYQAPITVAGEEIYADLLRVGRVSVFWRTPDGKRVGEYDPAARQWVELPGSDRRNIATAMEMAARMRPVELVDLPLGRIEP; this is encoded by the coding sequence ATGAGCCGGAGGACGCTGCTGGCCGCGGCGCTCCTGGCCCTCATCGGGTACGCGCCGCCCCGGGCTCTGGCCCAGAGCGACGGGCAGGAACTCGGCAAGACCGTGGACGAGACCGTGGACATCCACGCCGGCTCCCAGCGCCAGCAGGACGACTGGGCCACGGAGCGCGCCGAGCTCACGAACCGCTATCGCAACCTGGTCAGCTCCGTGGACTACCTGGAAGAGAAGCGCGCGCTGCTGGCCGAGAAGGCCGCGGGGCTGGAGGGCCACATCGGTGAACTCGAGCGGAGCATCGACGAGTCCGCGCGCCTGCAGGAGAGCCTGCAGGACACGCTGGCCGTGATCATGGGCCGGCTCGAGGCCGCCGTGGACGCCGACCTGCCCTTCCTGGCCGCCGAGCGCCAGCAGCGCCTCGACGCGCTGCGCAAGGAGCTGGCGCGCCCCGAGGTCAGCGGCGCCGAGAAGCTGCGCCGCCTGCTCGAGACCCTGCAGATCGAGGCCGAGTACGGCAGCAACGTGGAGGTCTACCAGGCCCCCATCACCGTGGCCGGCGAGGAGATCTACGCCGACCTGCTGCGCGTGGGCCGCGTCTCGGTGTTCTGGCGCACGCCGGATGGGAAGCGCGTGGGCGAGTATGACCCCGCCGCCCGGCAGTGGGTGGAGCTGCCCGGCAGCGACCGCCGCAACATCGCCACCGCCATGGAGATGGCCGCCCGCATGCGGCCCGTGGAGCTCGTGGACCTGCCTCTGGGGAGGATTGAGCCGTGA
- a CDS encoding TonB-dependent receptor, which yields MSIGHRLGFALLLACLAPSLGAGPVAAASPGGTLHAVVADGQTGDPLIGANLLLLGTDLGGSSDLDGAVTVKDVPPGSYDLRVSFMGYENQMVSGVVIRAGETASVDVALAASSEAFVIEDVVVSAERVLSTGVAVLAQRQQSAVIGDGISADMIARSPDATSSDALKRVTGLSVVDNKFVYIRGVTDRYNATELNGVSVAGTDANVDKKSFAFDLIPAGLIANTVVVKSATPDLPGDFSGGLVQVNTLEFPTHRLARVGLSNSWSDLSTGHDFLRSDGGSTDWRAKDDGGRSLPGGLVGNALARALPNSWAPHQEAAPVNRSVNLSYGDRLRLGGQELGFIGAITYKDEYSVDEVHEAPLYYHPLLDEPFLLYDYRASQYSYSVLWGGLLNLHAKLGERHKLSLKNNYNRAGKDEIELSDGQFESGEFERHETIQWDEREIIVSQLEGEHRFGARADTRVKWSASSARSTAKQPDRRHVAYQKNFAIPDQMKENYRGWSDLDERRTDVKLDLEHPLGDAKLKAGGLLGHRKRDYDAKVFFADFSYYDGSVAYEAIDSIFSAENFTQDEGEAGPEFIFKEEPNYTALYHATHDLTAYYLMVDSPFMLLGESFRFAGGFRVEDSDQRVDSEVANADSTVKSQVDKLDFLPSANLTYLFNERTNLRLGYYVSVNRPEFRELSPVAFFDFHRRQKVFGNPELTRAVVRNFDLRLETFPQPGEVLAISFFSKRLQDAIEERLIPNPERFVRTWFNSAKGTNSGMELEIRKSLGFLTGYLDQSYVSGNYTRVHSAIEYQFEKTDDEGNDIIETRTRPMQGQSPWTVNLGLLFVEPKTNVSISLLFNRIGRRLNAVADDEKQHEYQEPRDLLDLAVSRTFLRRYQVKFTAKNLKNEDEVYTQTLGLPFRTVHRGSSYSLSLGVDL from the coding sequence ATGTCCATCGGTCATCGTCTCGGGTTCGCGCTGCTGCTCGCCTGTCTCGCGCCGTCGCTGGGGGCTGGTCCCGTCGCCGCGGCGAGTCCGGGCGGAACGCTGCACGCCGTCGTCGCCGACGGCCAGACCGGCGACCCGCTCATCGGCGCGAACCTGCTGCTCCTGGGCACAGATCTCGGCGGCAGCTCCGATCTCGACGGCGCCGTGACCGTGAAGGACGTCCCCCCGGGCAGCTACGATCTTCGCGTGAGCTTCATGGGCTACGAGAACCAGATGGTGAGCGGCGTGGTGATCCGCGCGGGGGAGACGGCCAGCGTCGACGTCGCCCTGGCCGCCAGCAGCGAGGCCTTCGTGATCGAGGACGTGGTGGTCTCGGCCGAGCGCGTGCTCTCCACGGGCGTGGCCGTGCTCGCGCAGCGCCAGCAGTCGGCGGTGATCGGCGACGGCATCAGCGCCGACATGATCGCCCGCTCCCCCGACGCCACCAGCAGCGACGCGCTCAAGCGCGTCACCGGCCTGTCGGTCGTCGACAACAAGTTCGTCTACATCCGCGGCGTGACCGACCGCTACAACGCCACCGAGCTGAACGGGGTGTCGGTGGCCGGCACCGACGCGAACGTCGACAAGAAGAGCTTCGCCTTCGACCTGATCCCGGCGGGCCTGATCGCCAACACGGTGGTGGTGAAGTCGGCCACGCCGGACCTCCCGGGGGACTTCTCCGGCGGCCTCGTGCAGGTGAACACGCTGGAGTTCCCCACGCACCGGCTGGCCCGCGTGGGCCTGTCCAACTCCTGGAGCGACCTGAGCACGGGCCACGACTTCCTGCGCAGCGACGGCGGGTCCACCGACTGGCGCGCCAAGGACGACGGCGGCCGCTCCCTCCCCGGCGGGCTCGTGGGCAACGCGCTGGCGCGCGCGCTGCCCAACAGCTGGGCGCCGCACCAGGAGGCCGCGCCGGTGAACCGGAGCGTCAACCTCTCCTACGGCGACCGTCTGCGGCTGGGCGGGCAGGAACTGGGCTTCATCGGCGCCATTACCTACAAGGACGAGTACTCGGTGGACGAGGTCCACGAGGCGCCGCTCTACTACCATCCGCTGCTCGACGAGCCCTTCCTGCTCTACGACTACCGCGCCAGCCAGTACAGCTACAGCGTGCTCTGGGGCGGCCTGCTCAACCTGCACGCCAAGCTGGGCGAGCGCCACAAGCTCAGCCTCAAGAACAACTACAACCGCGCCGGCAAGGACGAGATCGAGCTCTCCGACGGCCAGTTCGAGAGCGGCGAGTTCGAACGTCACGAGACGATCCAGTGGGACGAGCGCGAGATCATCGTGAGCCAGCTCGAGGGCGAGCACCGCTTCGGCGCCCGCGCCGACACGCGGGTGAAGTGGAGCGCGAGCAGCGCCCGGTCCACGGCCAAGCAGCCCGACCGGCGTCACGTCGCCTATCAGAAGAACTTCGCGATCCCCGACCAGATGAAGGAGAACTACCGCGGCTGGTCGGACCTGGACGAGCGGCGCACGGACGTCAAGCTCGACCTGGAGCATCCGCTGGGCGACGCCAAGCTGAAGGCGGGCGGTCTGCTCGGCCACCGCAAGCGCGACTACGACGCCAAGGTCTTCTTCGCCGACTTCAGCTACTACGACGGCAGCGTGGCCTACGAGGCCATCGACAGCATCTTCTCCGCGGAGAACTTCACCCAGGACGAGGGCGAGGCGGGGCCCGAGTTCATCTTCAAGGAAGAGCCCAACTACACGGCGCTCTACCACGCGACCCACGATCTGACCGCCTACTACCTCATGGTCGACTCGCCCTTCATGCTGCTGGGGGAGAGCTTCCGCTTCGCCGGCGGCTTCCGCGTCGAGGACTCGGACCAGCGCGTGGACAGCGAGGTGGCCAACGCGGACAGCACGGTGAAGTCGCAGGTGGACAAGCTGGACTTCCTGCCCTCGGCCAACCTGACCTACCTCTTCAACGAGCGGACGAACCTGCGCCTCGGCTACTACGTCTCGGTGAACCGCCCCGAGTTCCGCGAGCTGTCCCCGGTGGCCTTCTTCGACTTCCATCGCCGCCAGAAGGTCTTCGGCAATCCGGAGCTCACGCGGGCCGTGGTGCGCAACTTCGACCTGCGCCTGGAGACCTTCCCCCAGCCGGGCGAGGTGCTGGCCATCAGCTTCTTCTCGAAGCGGCTACAGGACGCCATCGAGGAGCGGCTGATCCCCAACCCCGAGCGCTTCGTGCGCACCTGGTTCAACTCCGCCAAGGGCACCAACTCGGGCATGGAGCTGGAAATCCGCAAGTCGCTGGGCTTTCTGACGGGCTACCTCGACCAGAGCTACGTCAGCGGCAACTACACGCGGGTCCACTCGGCCATCGAGTACCAGTTCGAGAAGACGGACGACGAGGGGAACGACATCATCGAGACGCGCACGCGCCCCATGCAGGGCCAGTCGCCGTGGACGGTGAACCTGGGCCTGCTCTTCGTGGAGCCCAAGACCAACGTTTCCATCAGCCTGCTCTTCAACCGGATCGGACGCCGCCTGAACGCCGTGGCCGACGACGAGAAGCAGCACGAGTACCAGGAGCCCCGCGACCTGCTGGACCTGGCCGTTTCACGCACCTTCCTTCGGCGCTACCAGGTCAAGTTCACGGCCAAGAACCTGAAGAACGAGGACGAGGTCTACACCCAGACGCTGGGCCTGCCCTTCCGGACGGTGCACCGGGGCAGCAGCTACTCGCTCTCGCTGGGCGTGGATCTCTAG